In Fragaria vesca subsp. vesca linkage group LG5, FraVesHawaii_1.0, whole genome shotgun sequence, the genomic stretch CCATATCTTTGCAATATCTTTTTTTTGGTCCCTGATGTTTCTCTGTTTAATAATTTGAATACCTATTGAAGATCGAACATATTATTGTTGTTCTTCATTTATTTTGTGGGAAGAAATTAATGTGTCTCAAAGCCAAATAAACTGAAATGTGCATTCAAATAGTTCAAATAGTAATATGGTAGATGAGCAGTGTTTGCATTAGATTTTCTTTTTCTTTTTGTGGATACAATTGTTGCCTAAAATCTTTTAAAATGATTTTTTTTGTATGTTAAATAGCTTAAATTAATATCCTGATATTTTTTATATATTTATTTATAAGTTTTAGGAGCTTAAGCAATTTTTCCCCATTAACAAATCAGTGAAGTTCAAATTCTTTAGAGAACAGAGATGATTTGGAGGCAAGATGCAAATTTTGGTTGAAAAAAAACAAAGGAATCTTGAGTGACTTCAAATTTGCCATAATCTGTAACAAAGTTTAATTTATGCTTTCTTCTGACCTTGGTGGATAATCTGTAACAAAGTTTAACCCCTACTGTTTTTTTTTCCTGATTCTGACCTTTGTGGAGAAATACTCCACAGTCTTGCCTTGCGATAATCCACATAATCTGAAATAAATTTCCCTCTCTATTCCAATTCCATTGGTGATGAACATTCCAATTGAATACATGAGTACCTTTGTAGTGCTTTTGGCTGACGTCATTTTCAACATGGTGTAGATCAAGGATATGGCATTGAAATTCTCTGGTGCTTACAAGCAATGCAAACCATGCACAGGATCAAGCAGTAGCTTCAAGAAGGGGCAAAGGAGACCTTACCCTGATTTTGACACTGCTTCTGAAGGGGTTCCATACTCTTATATGGGAGCTGCAAGCTCAAGTTCTACTCCTGCTTGGGACTTCACCTCTAATCATCAACTTGGTGCAAGAACAGACTCAAGATTCACGCGGCCATATGGTGGTGGTGGTGATCAGACTCGAGATTCAACATGTGATGTTGTATTAGAGGATGAGGATGAGCCCAAGGAGTGGATGGCACAGGTTGAACCAGGAGTGCACATCACTTTTGTGTCGCTTCCTAATGGTGGAAATGATCTTAAACGAATTCGCTTCAGGTATGTAACCTTGAAGTTGAAGCAACCTACCAAAATAATTAGTAATTAGAAATTAAGATGCCCAAGATATTTAATTGTTATGCAAGGCTTAGACGTCCTGATGTAAGAATGTGAGATTCATCATTTTCTACATGATACGTGATTGGACTCTGATTAATTACTCTCATCTTCAAATTTTTAAGTTTTTTCAGATATTGTAATCGGAACTTAATTCTTTCTTTGGAAAACTGATGAAATGGCTTTCACTTTGAAGCCGAGAGATGTTTAACAAATGGCAAGCTCAGCGATGGTGGGGCGAGAATTATGACCGCATAATGGAGCTCTACAATGTCCAGAGATTCAACCGGCAAGCTCTTCACACTCCACCAAGGTCTGAAGATGAGGTAATCAAACTTTGACTTATAACATTAAGGCTTGAAGAGCAACATTCACTTTAGGCTGTGCACATAGTTCATACAAGCAAAAAAAAAAAACAGGTTCTTCAAAACTGACAATTGTTTTGTCTGAGATCTTAGGCTTGGGGATACTTGTAAAGATTTGACTGGATTGAGTCAATATTTGTGGTGTCTGTGTGCATCAATTAGTATTTGCTAACAGATTCTTGTACTCCTGTTCAGCCACCAAGAGAATCTTTTTACTCAAGGATGGACTCTGCTAGGGAAAGCCCTATGGTTCCAACAAACTGGACACCACGACACCACTATAAACCCTCTGGAGCTGGAAGCGGTGGATACTTCCCATCTGACGGTCATCAGTACAATGCAGGTGGATCTATTGATGCTTCGCGAACAACAACCTCATCTAGAGATGAAGCTTCAGTCTCTATTAGCAATGCTAGTGATGTGGAGTCAGAATGGGTTGAACAGGATGAGCCTGGGGTCTATATCACCATTCGACAGCTAGCCGACGGCACTAGGGAGCTCCGGCGTGTTAGGTTCAGGTAAGGAAAAGGCAGTTTATCCTGTTTTGACAATTTGTCTTGGCTGTATGTTGATGGAGAGGCTGAGACAGCTGACTTTTTTCTAATTCTTTCAATATTTCAGTCGCGAAAGGTTCGGGGAGAGGAACGCGAAGACATGGTGGGAAGAAAACCGAGAGAGAATACAAGCTCAATACCTTTAAATTTTTAACTTTACACAACCAACATTTCCGGTAGGAATGAAATCAAAGACTACTACTTCAAGGTGCACCTGGATGTCTCGAAAGAACTTGGAAAATGGAACTTTGCAATTGTCTCCAAAAGAAATTGGTCTTGCCACCAGTGAGACTTATGATGGTCAGAAATTAAATTCAGTGTATGATGATGATTATGATGTGATATCTAACACTTCAAAATTATGTTTCTTTTTTTTTCTTACTACCATTCTCATGAGGTGGGAGCTCATTTTCTTTGAGGGTTCATTTACATGGGGATATCCAGAAGTTGCCAGTTTTGCCTTCATTGTTGTCTTTGTCATTACTCATATAACTATTCAGGCTAGGAGGGGAACTGAGTTACTGAAAATTTTGGGTGCTGTTTTCTCCTTCATGGTTTGTAGTGTTTGGGAATTATAAGGATCATGTGGCGGTTGCTCTCATTTGGAGCTTAACATGTTTGCTCTTTGTAATACAGTTTATACTTTGAGAAATGGAATATATTGAAATGATTTCCAATTACATGAAAGGGGAAGTATAAAGTAGGTTTACCATTACATTAAGTACAGTGACGGACACAAAAAATAAAAATAAAAAGTCATTGAAAGAAACAAAAGGAAAAAAAATCAGTGATTAGAATAAAGAGAGAGAGAGGAAAGAAATCAGTATTAGAATAAGATTTAAAGAGACACATAGAAAATCAAAAAAGTCTTTGAAGAAATAGAAGGAAAGAGAGAACTAAATATACATTATCCAAAAGGATTTGAAACACAAATAAATTCATTTGTGTTGTTGTTAAACAAATAAGGACGAATTCTTTTCTGTTTGCCATGCATCATGGTTTAATTTACTATACTGACCTTATACAAAATAAATCAAATTAAATCAGACCCGACCATATATTGTTTTAGCTGCTACTGCACTTGCTGGAATGTGGCTGCTACTACACTTCCAATAAATGCAGTAGTAGATTTTTAGTGGTTCAGCTAGTATAGTAACAGCTTCAGTAAATACAGTAGCAGGTTTTTAGTGGTTTAACTAATGTAGTAGCATGTTAAACTAGAGAGTTAGCTGCTACTACACTTCCAACAAATCTAGTAGCAGGGTTTTAATGGTTCAGCTAGTATAGTAACAGTTTTAGTAAGTGCAGTAGCAGGTTTTTAGTTGCTCAGCAAAATGTAGTAGCAGGTTTTTATTGGTTTAGGCCGTTTAGCTAGTGTAGTAGCAACTTCAGTAACCACAGTATCAGGTTTTTAGTGGCTCAACTAATGTAGTAGCATGTTAAACTGGAGAGTTAGCTGCTACTACACTTCCAACAAATCTAGTAGCAGGGTTTTAATGGTTCAGTTAGTGTAGTAGCAGCTTCAGTAAGTGTAGTAGCAAGTTTTTAGTTGCTCATCAAAATGTAGTAGCATCTATTTTCAGTACGTAATGTAGTAGCAGGTTTTTATTGGTTTAGCTAGTGTAATAGCAGCTTCAGTAACTACAATAACAGATTTTCAGTGGCTCAACTAATGTAGTAGCATGTTAGACTGGAGAGTTAGCTGCTACTACACTTCCAACAAATCTAGTAGCAGGGTTTTAATGGTTCAGCTAGTGTAGTAACAGCTTTAGTAAATGCAGTAGCAGGTTTTTAGTTGCTCAGCAAAATGTAGTAGCAGGTTTTTATTGGTTTAGCTAGTGTAGTAGCAGCAACTTCAGTAACCACAGTATCAGGTTTTTAGTGGCTCAACTAATGTAATAGCATGTTAAACTGGAGAGTTAGCTGCTACTACACTTCCAACAAATCTAGTAGCAGAGTTTTAATGGTTCAGTTAGTGTAGTAGCAGCTTCAGTAAATACAATAGCAGGTTTTTAGTTGCTCAGCAAGTGTAGTAGCAGCAGCTGCTGCTATTTTCAGTACGTAATGTAGTAGCAGGTTTTTATTGGTTTAGCTAGTGTAGTAGCAACTTCAGTAAATGCAGTATTGACAGAAAAATTCATTTATGACTGCTACTATTGATAGGGAAAGTTCATTTATGAATTATGCTACTATTCGGTTCTACTACATCACTTGTCATGGTCTCTGCTACTGTAGAGCACTTATACTCGTTTTTTTTTTTTGGCTACTATACTCGTTGTAATCTTGTTGTAGTTATGCTATTGCACTCATGTTTTTCAAGTTTCTACTACTACATGAAGATTGAGTCTCATCCAATTATACAGTTCTACGCATTCATCCGCCCAATGTCATCACCCCATAGAAAAATTCACACTTAGCTGTTATATTTAGTTGCTACTACCTTCACTTTCAGATCTCCGATCTTTCTAGCTACTATTGTCTCGTCGTCACTAGCTGCTACTGTCCCATCGTCGCTAGCTGCTACTCCTCGCCATCTTAGCTGCATATGAAAATTTCAATTCAAACTTGTCGCACAATCTAACCACCAGTTGCATATCAAGTAACCTCATCCCCCTTTTTAATCACATTACCTCAATTCAAAAACCATAAGATAAGCNNNNNNNNNNNNNNNNNNNNAGAGAGAGAGAGAGAGTAAAGGGGATGAAGATAAGAAAGAAAGAAAAAGAAAAAAAGAGTTTTTTTTACCTAATTTAATGACAGTTTCGTAATTATTAAATAAAATGGCAGTATTTTCGTCATTTCATGAAAGCAAATAATTTAATTCTGTTTTATTTTAGAGTGGGCATGAGTTGTGTGTCCTTATTTGTCTAAATCTTTTATGTAATATCCTGAAAATTTGATATTAGTTTCTAATATTATTTAGGAATTTTCAAGTTAGAAGTTAGTGTGTTTTTGAGGTTTGAAGGAAGAGCGGAAGGATTCAGACGCATAAATTACCCGAAACGGTTCTATTTTTTTTAAGGGTTATAGAGTTGACTTTTTATTCGTTGGGTTTCTCGAGAAACTTCATTCACAAAAGTTGTAGAGGACGCGATACGAGTTCGTAGACACGTGGCACGCGTTAAACGGACTTCGTATGCAGAAGTTATGGTCAACGGAAGTTCCTACTTTTTGGAAGTTGTCTATAAATAGAAATAGAAAAATCAGAAAACCAAAACCTTCCAAATATGAAAATCTCGCACCTCTCTTCTCCTCCCAAGCTCCTTTCGTTTTTCAGCCATATCTTGGTCATCCGATCTTGGATTTGGGCAAATGAGGTACCGTTGGAAAGCTCTCTTGATTCTCTACAAGTCTGTGGTGGTTTGGTAGCAAGATTCGAGCAATTGGAGGTGCATCAAGGCCGGGAAGCAGCGGTGGCACCATTTTGGGCTCTTCGTCGGAACTCCTAATTCCGATCACCTTCGGCGACAACTCTTGGGGGCTTTTGAAGCTTGTGAGACGTGGATCAATCCCTCCAAGCCTATTGAACCGACTTGAAGTGTGGAGGGTGAATTGAGGATTTGAAATTCTAGGGTTTCAATCACCCATTTTACTTGAGAGGTAAATTCCACTTTCTATAGTTAAAATTGGACTTTGTGATAGTTGAGACTATTGTAGGGCTTGTTGAGCTGAAGAGTTTGGTGTATGAACCAT encodes the following:
- the LOC101304874 gene encoding protein BREVIS RADIX-like, producing the protein MFTCIACTKQTEEDGGGERGSGTPSTKEAVKSLTTQIKDMALKFSGAYKQCKPCTGSSSSFKKGQRRPYPDFDTASEGVPYSYMGAASSSSTPAWDFTSNHQLGARTDSRFTRPYGGGGDQTRDSTCDVVLEDEDEPKEWMAQVEPGVHITFVSLPNGGNDLKRIRFSREMFNKWQAQRWWGENYDRIMELYNVQRFNRQALHTPPRSEDEPPRESFYSRMDSARESPMVPTNWTPRHHYKPSGAGSGGYFPSDGHQYNAGGSIDASRTTTSSRDEASVSISNASDVESEWVEQDEPGVYITIRQLADGTRELRRVRFSRERFGERNAKTWWEENRERIQAQYL